From one Lycium barbarum isolate Lr01 chromosome 6, ASM1917538v2, whole genome shotgun sequence genomic stretch:
- the LOC132643609 gene encoding uncharacterized protein LOC132643609, whose translation MCFTFAWAGWEGAAHDSRIFAEALRRQELNFSHPRGNKYYLVDAGYSHMNGYMTPYKGNNVRYHLAEFRRSATRQLREPRGRIEKFNYLHSFCRNVVDRTFGVWKARWSILRDMSYYHIDTQRDIVLATMAIHNFIRKKCNVDDAFQTAENESYIPSVDSNNTGTTSRANNVDVEDVGEQNDVY comes from the coding sequence ATGTGTTTTACATTTGCATGGGCTGGGTGGGAAGGAGCAGCTCACGATAGTCGTATATTTGCTGAGGCCCTTCGTAGGCAAGAGCTCAACTTTTCACATCCACGCGGAAACAAATATTATCTAGTTGATGCAGGATATTCACACATGAATGGATACATGACTCCATACAAAGGAAATAATGTGAGATATCACCTAGCTGAATTTCGCCGCAGTGCAACTCGACAATTGCGAGAGCCAAGAGGACGCATTGAGAAATTTAACTATTTACATTCTTTTTGTAGAAATGTAGTAGATCGCACATTTGGCGTTTGGAAAGCAAGATGGTCTATTTTGAGAGACATGTCATACTATCACATTGACACACAAAGGGACATCGTACTTGCTACTATGGCTATTCACAAttttattagaaagaaatgcaATGTGGATGATGCATTCCAAACAGCCGAGAATGAGAGCTATATTCCATCGGTTGATTCTAATAATACTGGCACAACTTCAAGAGCTAACAATGTAGATGTCGAAGACGTAGGAGAACAAAATGATGTCTATTAG
- the LOC132643610 gene encoding exosome complex component RRP45A-like encodes MEQRMGNTWRMTVNEKKFIESALESELRIDGRRPFDYRTLNIKFAREDGSSEVQLGQTHVMSFVTSQLVQPYRDRPNEGTLSVFTEFSPMADPSFEVGRPSESAVELGRIIDRGLRESRAVDTESLCVVAGKWIWSIRIDLHILDNGGNLVDAANIAALAALSTFRRPECTLGGDDGQEVIVHPPEVREPLPLTIHHLPIAVTFAFIGDENMVIDPTHYEEAVMGGRMSVTLNANGDVCAIQKAGRQGVMQSVVMQCLRIASVKAGDITSKIKTTVESYNTERALKMVKRHAPPSKAVDVNEPSQKAKQILEEQKLKSEECSVSQSDDMDVEQGRINKRTDKTLSFTSGPSSWDPYSEGVNTDELKATLASRGSSAVPMKLDNLGDNTRDETKSDEPLSDVNPVSSSTDSAGKEMAINREKTLQDAVKPKNKRKKKKSSNIAAA; translated from the exons ATGGAGCAAAGAATGGGGAATACATGGAGAATGACAGTAAATGAGAAGAAGTTTATAGAATCTGCCTTAGAATCTGAACTCAGAATAGATGGTAGGCGTCCCTTTGATTATCGAACCCTCAACATCAAGTTTGCTAG agaagatggttcatcAGAAGTTCAACTGGGGCAAACTCATGTTATGAGCTTTGTTACATCGCAACTAGTGCAACCCTATCGAGATCGACCAAATGAAGGAACCCTTTCCGTATTTACTGAGTTTTCCCCAATGGCTGATCCTTCATTTGAGGTAGGTCGTCCTTCAGAGTCTGCTGTGGAGTTGGGTCGCATAATTGACAGAGGGTTAAG GGAAAGCAGAGCTGTGGACACTGAATCACTCTGTGTTGTGGCTGGGAAGTGGATTTGGTCAATTCGTATTGATCTCCATATTTTGGACAATGGAGG TAATCTTGTTGATGCTGCCAATATTGCTGCTTTAGCTGCACTTTCGACATTTCGGAGGCCTGAATGTACACTTGGAGGAGATGACGGCCAGGAAGTGATAGTGCATCCGCCGGAG GTGAGGGAGCCACTTCCCTTGACCATACACCATCTACCTATAGCAGTAACTTTTGCATTTATTGGAGATGAGAATATG GTTATAGATCCAACACATTATGAAGAAGCCGTTATGGGAGGGAGAATGTCTGTCACCCTGAATGCAAATGGTGATGTCTGTGCAATTCAAAAAGCTGGAAGACAGGGTGTCATGCAAAGTGTTGTCATGCAGTGTCTTCGCATAGCATCAGTAAAGGCCGGAGATATAACTAGCAAAATTAAAACCACC GTTGAATCTTACAACACAGAGAGAGCTCTCAAAATGGTCAAGCGACATGCTCCTCCTAGTAAAGCAGTTGATGTCAATGAACCAAGTCAAAAG GCTAAGCAAATTTTGGAGGAGCAAAAATTGAAATCAGAAGAGTGCAGTGTTAGTCAGAGCGATGACATGGATGTCGAGCAGGGTAGAATCAACAAGAGAACTGATAAGACCCTGAGTTTCACAAGCGGGCCCTCCAGTTG GGATCCATATTCAGAGGGTGTCAACACAGATGAATTGAAAGCTACTCTTGCTTCTCGTG GTTCATCAGCAGTGCCTATGAAACTAGACAATTTAGGTGATAATACTAGAGATGAAACAAAATCAGATGAACCACTTTCAGATGTTAATCCAGTATCTTCATCGACTGACTCCGCTGGAAAAGAAATGGCAATAAA